In a single window of the Armatimonadota bacterium genome:
- a CDS encoding diguanylate cyclase, with translation MLTSVIFSIMLASIFSAIIFRPITQFVSRLHAVVKGGLARFTDDHRCDEIGQVASAFNEILRLLEHKEEMLSQINLDYLTGLYNHGYFQARLQEEIDHAKQQSDELALLMLDIDRFKLINDSLGHMAGDDILRQIAGLIKRNLHEKDIAARYGGEEFAIILPGEGLLGALKTAERIRKAVSAHAFKLTKELIGDAENQAISLTVSIGIAVYPHHSQEKMGLIMAADSALYQAKRLGRDRICAYKAGSGMRASDPSHVSMFLQDPTGSAIKVLAAAIDARDPYTRNHSENVSRYALLIGKHFGLDNEQLELLHMAARLHDIGKIGVPDCVLEKPASLTEDELKLVRAHPQLGGSIIRGSQNLDLILPGILYHHERYDGTGYPSGLAQEEIPLFARIIAVADAFDALTSNRPYRKGFSISKAIEVLKNNSGTQFDPKVVEAFLNELSTEGFEEESQDKAA, from the coding sequence TTGTTAACATCCGTTATATTTTCCATCATGCTGGCCTCAATATTCTCAGCGATTATCTTTCGTCCAATCACGCAGTTTGTCAGTCGTTTGCATGCTGTGGTCAAAGGAGGGTTGGCAAGGTTTACGGATGACCATAGGTGCGATGAAATAGGTCAGGTTGCTAGTGCTTTCAATGAAATTCTGCGATTGCTCGAACATAAGGAAGAAATGCTTTCACAAATTAATTTGGACTATCTAACTGGGCTTTACAACCATGGTTACTTTCAAGCAAGGTTGCAAGAAGAGATTGACCATGCCAAGCAGCAATCGGACGAACTTGCTCTGCTGATGCTTGATATTGACAGGTTCAAGTTGATTAATGATTCGCTGGGACATATGGCTGGTGATGATATCCTCCGCCAGATAGCTGGCTTAATTAAGCGAAATCTACATGAAAAGGACATTGCAGCTAGATATGGTGGTGAGGAGTTTGCCATTATACTACCTGGGGAAGGATTGCTCGGTGCTTTGAAAACTGCCGAGAGGATTAGAAAAGCTGTATCCGCACACGCGTTTAAGCTTACCAAAGAATTGATAGGGGATGCCGAGAACCAAGCAATAAGCTTGACGGTAAGCATAGGGATAGCTGTATACCCGCACCACAGCCAGGAGAAAATGGGTTTGATAATGGCGGCGGATTCGGCGCTTTATCAGGCAAAGCGACTTGGGCGTGACCGAATATGTGCTTACAAAGCCGGCAGTGGGATGCGTGCAAGTGATCCTTCTCATGTCTCTATGTTCTTGCAAGACCCGACAGGAAGTGCGATTAAGGTCTTGGCTGCAGCCATAGATGCCCGAGACCCATATACGCGAAACCACTCGGAAAATGTCAGCAGGTATGCTTTGCTGATTGGCAAGCATTTTGGGCTAGATAATGAGCAGTTGGAGCTACTACATATGGCTGCCCGACTTCACGATATCGGGAAAATTGGCGTGCCGGACTGTGTGCTTGAAAAACCGGCAAGTCTTACGGAAGATGAGCTTAAACTTGTCAGGGCACATCCGCAGTTAGGCGGTTCTATCATCCGCGGCTCGCAAAATCTTGATTTGATACTGCCGGGAATTCTATATCACCATGAACGTTATGATGGAACAGGATATCCTTCAGGGCTTGCTCAGGAAGAAATACCCCTTTTTGCGCGCATAATCGCTGTCGCAGATGCTTTCGATGCCTTAACTTCGAACCGGCCATACAGGAAAGGGTTTTCCATAAGCAAAGCAATTGAGGTGTTGAAGAATAACAGTGGCACCCAGTTTGATCCCAAGGTTGTTGAGGCGTTTCTGAACGAACTCTCCACAGAAGGTTTTGAGGAGGAATCGCAGGATAAGGCAGCATAA
- a CDS encoding PDC sensor domain-containing protein, whose product MRKIGIQKAKASGQSSWRWKLCALVACLVILVGTSGICAFYYYARQTLFDEICERPAFFASSIALQINAEELELLRERGDEDTQAYRQTKKLLVRFRAANPEVRRIYILHPSKNLEIWKFLVGTEQDPKLVRHIGDNFDASQLPELREALLRPSSVAKVKHAPWGNWISGYAPILDGSGQLVGVVGVEMSASQLESELAQMRRMGAFFC is encoded by the coding sequence ATGCGGAAAATTGGTATTCAAAAAGCAAAAGCGTCAGGCCAATCATCTTGGCGTTGGAAGCTGTGCGCTCTTGTTGCCTGTCTGGTAATATTGGTGGGCACAAGCGGTATTTGTGCATTTTACTACTATGCTCGCCAAACACTCTTCGATGAGATATGCGAAAGGCCTGCATTTTTTGCGAGCAGCATTGCCCTACAAATTAACGCAGAAGAGCTTGAGCTTCTTCGTGAGCGCGGAGACGAAGATACACAAGCATACAGGCAAACAAAGAAACTATTAGTCCGCTTTAGAGCTGCAAATCCCGAGGTAAGACGTATCTATATACTGCATCCGAGCAAGAATCTCGAGATATGGAAATTTCTCGTGGGCACGGAGCAAGACCCAAAGCTTGTTCGCCACATCGGCGACAACTTTGACGCATCGCAACTACCAGAACTGAGGGAAGCGCTTTTGCGCCCGTCATCCGTTGCGAAGGTCAAGCATGCCCCCTGGGGTAATTGGATATCCGGATATGCGCCAATACTGGACGGCTCGGGCCAGCTGGTGGGCGTCGTGGGAGTAGAAATGTCTGCCAGCCAGCTTGAAAGTGAGCTGGCCCAAATGAGGCGTATGGGTGCATTTTTTTGTTAA
- the cdaA gene encoding diadenylate cyclase CdaA, whose protein sequence is MNVGLIILPWRFFSVDYIWPVVDVIVVAFVIYKLMMLVKGTRAWQIMWGLGIFFLLVFISDYLHLRALNWILRVFVPLGPVALVILFFPELRHALEEIGRLKFLGHGFHALGREDIMDFVDQLSKAIAEMSRTKTGALIVIERDVGLDNIIATGNKLDSAVSAELLKTIFHPGSPLHDGAVIIRGNRIVAASCTLPLSDNPRFGTMIHTRHKAALGVAEESDAIVLVVSEETGTISYAAEGELLRGLSPEQVRAKLIEAFQLTPEDERRFRLGRTVSNAFLKVRIGSTPGERRNP, encoded by the coding sequence ATGAATGTTGGGTTAATAATATTGCCCTGGCGATTTTTTAGCGTAGATTACATCTGGCCCGTTGTGGATGTAATTGTAGTCGCCTTTGTCATTTACAAGCTAATGATGCTTGTAAAAGGCACGCGCGCATGGCAGATAATGTGGGGATTAGGAATATTCTTCCTCTTAGTTTTTATAAGCGACTACCTCCACCTCCGAGCACTCAACTGGATACTTAGAGTATTTGTCCCCTTGGGCCCGGTTGCGCTTGTAATCCTCTTTTTTCCAGAGCTTCGCCATGCCCTTGAGGAAATTGGCCGGCTAAAATTTCTAGGCCACGGTTTCCATGCTCTAGGGCGAGAAGACATCATGGACTTCGTTGATCAACTTAGCAAGGCTATTGCCGAGATGTCAAGGACCAAAACAGGCGCACTTATTGTAATAGAACGTGACGTTGGCCTTGACAACATTATTGCAACTGGCAACAAGCTTGATTCGGCTGTTTCCGCTGAGCTTCTGAAGACAATATTTCATCCCGGCAGTCCGCTCCACGATGGGGCGGTTATAATCCGAGGCAACCGAATCGTTGCTGCGAGCTGTACGCTTCCTCTTAGCGACAATCCAAGGTTTGGTACGATGATTCATACCAGACACAAAGCAGCTCTAGGGGTCGCTGAGGAGAGCGACGCAATCGTATTGGTTGTTTCGGAAGAGACGGGAACAATTTCTTATGCAGCAGAAGGAGAGCTTCTCCGCGGGTTGAGCCCTGAACAGGTCCGCGCAAAGCTTATTGAAGCGTTCCAACTTACCCCAGAAGACGAGAGGAGGTTCAGGCTCGGGCGAACGGTCTCAAACGCATTCTTAAAAGTGCGCATTGGGAGCACGCCAGGCGAGCGGAGAAACCCATGA
- a CDS encoding transglutaminase-like domain-containing protein, producing the protein MAKVIIKAATVMVSAAIISHAPANGQQIPSETWMGIYLGDTKIGYARFAIDKAKFQGKEGYKLESTSFTRLLSLGEPVEIIMETTIYLNKEFAPIYQLFDMSSGGHTTKVTAKFSEKEVLAELLSEGEKSTKTIPIPKGSQLVGDSTFFPAMMKLKIGDKMTVKCFNPISLMLDDLQIEVLRKEELKLGDKVHDAFVVKNLTPLGEMTCWQDENGEVLKVTALMGMVMLREPQEVAQNIGGAYTPPADLAVMTSAPTTTDIPNPRQVRYMKVRLIGLSDKSLAISDKRQKVTYASGEKPSAEYEIASSDFVPANAPNLPIQNPNLEKYLGDSPYVQPTNSEIRQTAKDIIGNEKNAYLAAARLRSWVHANMQSKGNIGIVRSSLDVLHTKTGVCRDYAILYAALARAVGIPTKLVAGLVHWKGGFFYHAWAESYVGEWIPIDPTLPSDFVDATHIKLAEGDTGAMFDTVKTMGSLKAEILEFK; encoded by the coding sequence ATGGCAAAAGTAATCATAAAAGCGGCTACAGTAATGGTGTCGGCGGCAATTATCTCGCATGCACCGGCTAATGGCCAACAGATACCGAGCGAAACATGGATGGGAATCTATCTTGGCGATACTAAGATTGGTTATGCAAGGTTTGCGATTGACAAGGCAAAGTTTCAGGGTAAGGAGGGCTATAAGCTAGAAAGCACAAGCTTTACACGCCTCCTTTCTCTGGGCGAGCCAGTAGAAATCATTATGGAGACTACCATCTACCTTAATAAAGAGTTTGCGCCAATTTATCAATTATTTGACATGTCGTCAGGCGGCCATACTACCAAGGTTACTGCAAAGTTTAGCGAAAAGGAAGTTTTGGCTGAGCTTTTATCAGAAGGCGAAAAGAGCACAAAAACGATTCCAATTCCGAAAGGAAGTCAACTAGTTGGAGATTCCACGTTCTTCCCGGCCATGATGAAGCTAAAAATTGGCGACAAAATGACAGTTAAGTGTTTCAATCCCATCAGCTTAATGCTCGACGATCTTCAGATTGAAGTATTGCGAAAAGAGGAGCTTAAGCTGGGTGATAAGGTCCATGATGCCTTTGTCGTAAAAAACCTAACACCCTTGGGCGAAATGACATGTTGGCAAGATGAAAATGGCGAGGTTCTGAAAGTAACCGCCCTAATGGGGATGGTGATGCTCCGCGAACCCCAAGAGGTTGCGCAAAATATTGGAGGAGCCTACACACCTCCCGCAGATCTTGCAGTTATGACGTCGGCGCCAACCACAACCGATATCCCAAATCCGCGGCAGGTAAGATATATGAAGGTAAGGTTGATTGGGCTGTCCGACAAATCGCTGGCAATTAGCGATAAGCGTCAGAAGGTGACTTATGCCTCTGGCGAAAAGCCGTCGGCTGAGTATGAGATCGCTTCTTCCGACTTCGTTCCAGCGAATGCACCTAACTTGCCTATTCAGAATCCGAATCTGGAGAAGTATCTTGGTGACAGCCCCTATGTCCAACCCACAAACTCTGAAATCCGGCAGACGGCTAAAGATATCATAGGCAACGAAAAGAATGCCTATCTTGCTGCTGCTCGCTTAAGGTCATGGGTTCATGCTAACATGCAATCGAAAGGGAATATCGGAATTGTCAGGTCATCTCTGGATGTGCTTCATACGAAAACCGGTGTTTGCCGTGATTACGCCATACTTTATGCGGCTCTCGCACGAGCCGTTGGAATTCCTACCAAACTCGTGGCTGGTCTAGTGCATTGGAAGGGTGGGTTTTTCTACCATGCTTGGGCGGAGAGTTACGTAGGCGAGTGGATACCAATTGACCCGACGCTTCCATCTGACTTTGTGGACGCAACGCACATCAAGCTAGCAGAAGGCGATACCGGCGCAATGTTCGATACTGTAAAGACAATGGGTAGCCTAAAGGCTGAAATCTTAGAGTTTAAGTAG
- the atpD gene encoding F0F1 ATP synthase subunit beta: MAEGQVIEVIGPVVDIRFPIGQLPEILNAIKIVDESRNINLTVEAAQMLGNEVVRCIAMASTDGLVRGMKAIDTGGPITVPVGKETLGRVFNLLGEPIDNAGPVKTEKRYPIHRPAPSLEEQSTVTEQFETGLKVIDLLCPYAKGGKVGLFGGAGVGKTVLIMELIRNIATEHGGYSVFAGIGERTREGNDLWLEMKESGVIEKTTMVFGQMNEPPGARLRVGLSALSMAEYFRDELRQDVLLFIDNIFRFVQAGSEVSALLGRMPSAVGYQPTLATELGALEERITSTKRGSITSIQAIYVPADDPTDPAPATTFAHLDATTYLERRIVEMGIYPAVDPLVSTSRILDPRIVGEEHYSVARSVQATLQRYRELQDIIAILGIEELSEEDKLVVHRARRIQLFLSQPNFVAEQFTGQPGRYVTLSETIRGFKEIIEGKHDDLPEQAFYMVGGIDEAVEKAKQIKEAA; this comes from the coding sequence ATGGCAGAAGGACAAGTTATCGAAGTAATTGGGCCGGTAGTTGATATAAGATTTCCAATTGGCCAGCTTCCAGAAATTCTAAATGCAATCAAGATAGTTGACGAGAGCAGAAATATTAATTTGACTGTCGAAGCTGCACAGATGCTCGGGAACGAGGTTGTCAGATGCATAGCCATGGCAAGCACTGACGGGCTTGTTCGCGGCATGAAAGCAATTGACACAGGCGGTCCAATAACAGTTCCGGTGGGGAAGGAGACGCTTGGGCGAGTATTCAACCTCCTGGGTGAGCCGATAGATAACGCCGGTCCTGTGAAGACTGAAAAACGGTATCCAATTCACCGTCCTGCTCCTTCGCTAGAGGAACAAAGCACTGTTACCGAGCAGTTCGAAACCGGTCTAAAGGTTATTGATCTTCTTTGCCCATATGCCAAAGGAGGAAAAGTGGGTCTGTTCGGTGGCGCAGGCGTAGGCAAAACTGTTCTTATCATGGAGCTTATTAGGAATATTGCCACTGAGCATGGCGGCTATTCAGTGTTTGCAGGAATTGGAGAGCGTACTCGTGAGGGAAACGACCTATGGCTTGAAATGAAGGAGTCAGGCGTTATCGAGAAAACGACCATGGTATTCGGGCAAATGAACGAGCCGCCAGGTGCCCGACTCAGGGTTGGGCTTTCGGCGCTTAGCATGGCTGAATACTTTCGGGATGAGCTGAGACAGGATGTTTTGCTCTTTATTGATAACATCTTCCGATTTGTTCAGGCTGGTTCGGAAGTCTCAGCTCTTCTTGGGCGGATGCCTTCTGCTGTTGGCTACCAACCGACTCTTGCAACTGAGCTTGGGGCGCTTGAAGAACGAATTACTTCAACTAAGAGAGGATCCATCACTTCGATTCAAGCTATCTATGTGCCCGCAGATGACCCCACCGACCCTGCACCAGCAACTACATTTGCGCATCTGGATGCGACAACCTACCTTGAACGTCGAATAGTGGAAATGGGAATTTATCCCGCTGTTGACCCATTGGTTTCGACATCTCGTATCCTTGACCCTAGAATTGTTGGCGAAGAACACTACTCAGTTGCTCGAAGCGTTCAGGCAACACTCCAAAGATATAGAGAACTGCAGGACATCATTGCCATTCTTGGCATCGAGGAACTCTCAGAGGAAGATAAGTTAGTGGTCCATCGAGCGCGGCGAATCCAACTTTTCCTATCACAACCAAACTTTGTTGCAGAGCAGTTTACAGGACAGCCGGGTCGCTATGTAACACTCAGCGAAACCATAAGAGGATTCAAGGAGATCATCGAAGGCAAGCACGATGATCTCCCAGAGCAGGCATTTTATATGGTCGGCGGCATAGATGAGGCGGTGGAAAAAGCTAAGCAAATAAAGGAAGCAGCTTAA
- a CDS encoding F0F1 ATP synthase subunit delta, with product MKLTVLAKRYAAALFEAAKASDSIDLVESDLGLVTYSLESVSQLTEVLEQPLIPIEHKKEIVRDIFSGRVQELTLNFLGLVIEKRRERILTEVEKEYVKLANDYRGIVLVQVTSALPLTSDEKSALRAKLEVFTGKQVELELHEDPTLIGGLVLRIGDTVIDGSVKGYLESLRNQMLGR from the coding sequence ATGAAGCTGACGGTTCTTGCAAAACGATATGCGGCTGCTTTGTTTGAAGCGGCAAAGGCCTCTGATAGTATAGACTTAGTGGAAAGCGATCTTGGATTGGTTACTTACTCGCTGGAGAGTGTGTCTCAACTGACGGAGGTCCTAGAGCAACCGCTTATCCCGATTGAGCACAAGAAAGAAATAGTGAGGGATATATTTAGTGGGAGGGTTCAGGAACTCACGCTTAATTTTCTTGGCCTTGTAATCGAAAAACGTCGAGAACGCATATTAACCGAGGTTGAGAAGGAGTATGTAAAGCTTGCCAACGACTACCGTGGCATCGTCCTAGTTCAGGTGACGAGTGCATTGCCGCTTACTTCGGATGAGAAGTCGGCGCTTCGAGCGAAGCTGGAGGTGTTTACGGGTAAGCAGGTTGAGCTAGAGCTTCACGAAGACCCAACACTAATTGGTGGGTTGGTTCTACGAATTGGCGACACAGTAATTGATGGCAGTGTCAAAGGCTACCTAGAGTCGCTGAGAAATCAAATGCTAGGTAGATAA
- the atpG gene encoding ATP synthase F1 subunit gamma — translation MAGIREIRRRIKTIRNVQQITKALKLVSAARLQRVQSKVAEGRPYAREMHSLIMDLSAVGAQISHPLLEVREPVNIGVLVITSDRGMAGGYSTNVIRKVDTLIKPYGKEHVKLVIVGRRANVYYVKRGYDIASFLPMPTSEITFAEARQIGREIMSLFETKQVDVVYIVHTRFFSAIKQQVTELQLLPVRPQSSDERQEQIEYIFEPLPGALFASLLPRYVNNQIYQAMLESLASEHAARMTAMTLATDNAEDMISDLTVQYNRARQAAITKELTEIVSSAEAVK, via the coding sequence ATGGCAGGAATTCGCGAAATCCGACGGCGAATCAAGACGATTCGAAATGTACAGCAAATAACCAAAGCATTGAAGCTTGTTTCTGCAGCTCGTTTGCAGCGCGTCCAATCGAAAGTTGCAGAGGGGCGCCCTTATGCTCGAGAAATGCACAGTCTAATTATGGACCTTTCAGCAGTTGGAGCGCAGATTAGTCATCCTCTTTTAGAGGTTCGCGAGCCGGTGAATATAGGGGTGTTGGTGATAACCTCAGACAGAGGTATGGCAGGCGGATATAGCACGAATGTCATCCGCAAGGTTGACACCCTGATAAAGCCATATGGCAAAGAGCATGTCAAGCTTGTCATAGTTGGCCGCCGGGCAAATGTCTACTATGTCAAGCGTGGCTATGACATCGCGTCCTTCTTACCAATGCCAACATCTGAGATTACTTTCGCCGAGGCCCGGCAGATTGGCCGAGAGATAATGAGCTTGTTTGAAACAAAGCAGGTTGACGTTGTGTACATTGTGCACACCAGGTTTTTCAGCGCTATAAAACAGCAAGTGACTGAATTGCAGTTGTTGCCTGTGCGGCCGCAGTCTAGCGATGAGCGGCAAGAGCAGATAGAATACATATTTGAGCCGCTCCCAGGAGCGCTTTTCGCTAGTCTGCTGCCCCGCTATGTAAATAATCAAATCTATCAGGCAATGCTTGAGTCGCTGGCGAGCGAGCATGCGGCGAGAATGACGGCTATGACCTTGGCAACGGACAATGCCGAGGATATGATAAGCGATTTGACCGTGCAATATAACCGTGCTCGGCAAGCTGCAATCACCAAAGAGCTTACTGAGATTGTTAGTAGCGCGGAGGCAGTAAAATAG
- a CDS encoding glycosyltransferase family 39 protein yields the protein MKNLREKLKWHYIWVLRGALLLTIALIIIVRIRFLGVPLERDEGEYAYMAQLMLDGVLPYLLAYSMKLPGIYVVYALIMLLFGQTIAGIHLGLLGVNVATIILIYFVGKRLMGECAGVISGISFAMFSISPWIQSLWANSEHFVILPAVGGLLLLLKAYTKGRPSMFFLSGLLFGFAIIVKQHGMFFAIFAILYTFYLRLSNRSVVLPRLLNAEGLLAVGVAVPYVVTCAILLAVGVFEKFWFWTVKYASEYTSLTTLPFGIENFNLTAEVIGVPVLPLWFLSAFGLTAFIWDRKSREHAAFLVGLLVFSFLAGCPGLYFRQHYFILLLPAASLFVARSVVSINRVLRESKVPSLGFIPVIIFIFASNYGLYTQEDLLFKTDGRMLCRAVYGHSPFPESIEIAKYIRRHTTERDRIVVFGSEPQIPFYAHRRSAVPYIYTYPLMGVQKYAVEMCSVT from the coding sequence TTGAAAAACTTGCGAGAAAAGCTTAAGTGGCATTACATTTGGGTTCTTCGCGGAGCGCTTCTCCTTACAATAGCGCTTATCATTATAGTCCGAATCCGATTTCTAGGTGTTCCATTGGAGAGGGACGAAGGCGAATATGCCTATATGGCACAACTCATGCTTGATGGAGTACTGCCCTACCTTCTGGCATACAGTATGAAGTTGCCTGGAATCTATGTTGTCTACGCGCTAATCATGCTACTCTTTGGCCAGACGATAGCTGGGATTCACCTTGGTCTTCTGGGCGTAAATGTTGCTACTATTATTCTTATTTACTTTGTTGGCAAGCGTTTGATGGGCGAGTGTGCTGGGGTCATTTCAGGGATTAGCTTTGCTATGTTCTCCATAAGCCCGTGGATACAAAGTTTGTGGGCCAACTCTGAGCATTTTGTCATACTGCCTGCAGTTGGTGGTTTGCTTCTTTTGTTGAAAGCCTACACAAAAGGGCGGCCATCGATGTTCTTCTTAAGCGGCTTGCTTTTTGGTTTTGCGATTATTGTTAAGCAGCATGGGATGTTTTTTGCAATCTTTGCTATTCTTTATACTTTCTACCTTCGATTAAGTAATCGTTCAGTTGTGTTGCCAAGGCTACTTAATGCAGAAGGGTTACTGGCGGTTGGGGTTGCAGTTCCCTACGTTGTTACGTGCGCTATACTCTTGGCGGTGGGGGTTTTTGAAAAGTTTTGGTTCTGGACGGTTAAGTATGCAAGCGAATATACAAGCTTGACCACACTTCCTTTCGGAATCGAGAATTTCAATCTAACGGCCGAAGTTATAGGGGTACCAGTTTTGCCTCTATGGTTTCTGTCGGCATTTGGGCTGACGGCGTTTATTTGGGATAGGAAATCCCGTGAGCATGCGGCGTTTCTTGTGGGTTTGCTGGTATTTTCATTCCTAGCTGGTTGTCCAGGTCTCTACTTTCGCCAGCATTACTTCATACTTTTGCTACCCGCAGCCTCGTTATTCGTTGCTAGAAGCGTCGTCTCAATAAATCGTGTATTGAGAGAATCGAAAGTCCCATCGCTCGGTTTTATACCCGTCATTATTTTTATATTCGCATCAAACTATGGTCTTTACACGCAGGAGGATCTTTTGTTTAAAACAGACGGTCGTATGCTTTGCAGAGCTGTTTACGGGCACAGCCCGTTTCCAGAATCAATAGAGATAGCCAAGTATATCCGGAGGCATACTACTGAAAGGGACAGAATTGTAGTATTTGGATCTGAACCACAGATACCCTTCTATGCACATCGTCGTTCAGCCGTGCCTTATATTTACACATACCCGCTCATGGGAGTCCAAAAATATGCTGTAGAGATGTGTAGCGTGACATGA
- the atpA gene encoding F0F1 ATP synthase subunit alpha codes for MTIRPEEVTSILEKELGAYSKELKEVGVGTVLQVGDGIARLYGLSDAMAGELIEFQNGVFGMIFNLEEDNVGCIILGSDIEIKEGDVAKRTGKIVQVPVGDALKGRVVNALGQPLDDKGPIVTDKFRHVEARAPGVVDRRPVKEPLQTGLKAIDSMVPIGRGQRELIIGDRQTGKTAIIVDTIINQKDKDIYCIYVAIGQKLSTVAQVVKTLEDFGAMEYTTVVSATASDPAPLQYLAPYAGCAMGEEFRDTGRHAVVFYDDLSKHAQAYRQISLLLRRPPGREAYPGDVFYLHARLLERAAKLNDELGGGSLTAIPVIETQAGDISAYIPTNVISITDGQIFLEADLFYAGVRPAINVGVSVSRVGGNAQIKAMKQVAGRLRLDLARYREVQAFAQFATDLDKATQEQLARGARLTEILKQPQYEPMPVEHQVMIIYVANNGYLDDVPLEAVKQFEKEFHIFMNGRYPDVGRQIAKTGELSKATEDLLKKAIEEFKAEFKAEISK; via the coding sequence ATAACAATAAGACCTGAAGAGGTAACTTCTATCCTTGAAAAGGAGCTGGGAGCTTATAGCAAAGAGCTGAAAGAGGTCGGCGTTGGCACCGTTCTTCAGGTTGGCGATGGAATTGCTCGCCTTTATGGTTTAAGCGACGCCATGGCAGGCGAGTTAATCGAGTTCCAAAATGGCGTCTTTGGGATGATTTTTAATCTCGAGGAAGACAATGTTGGCTGTATCATTTTGGGCTCGGATATCGAAATAAAAGAAGGTGACGTGGCCAAGCGAACTGGCAAAATCGTTCAGGTTCCTGTGGGCGATGCGCTGAAGGGGCGCGTTGTGAATGCGCTAGGCCAGCCGCTTGATGACAAGGGGCCAATTGTGACCGATAAGTTCCGCCATGTGGAAGCTCGGGCACCTGGTGTTGTTGACCGCCGACCAGTAAAGGAACCTCTCCAAACTGGTTTGAAGGCTATTGATAGCATGGTTCCTATTGGAAGAGGGCAAAGAGAGCTAATAATCGGCGACCGGCAGACTGGGAAGACGGCAATCATAGTTGATACAATCATCAATCAAAAGGATAAGGACATCTACTGTATCTACGTTGCAATCGGACAGAAGCTTTCAACTGTCGCTCAAGTTGTGAAAACTCTTGAGGATTTCGGCGCGATGGAGTACACCACAGTTGTAAGCGCAACTGCAAGCGACCCAGCGCCGCTTCAGTATCTTGCACCATATGCCGGATGCGCAATGGGCGAGGAGTTTCGCGACACAGGAAGGCATGCCGTCGTATTTTATGATGACCTTTCAAAGCACGCCCAGGCATATAGGCAAATCTCTCTTCTTCTAAGACGCCCACCGGGCCGTGAGGCTTATCCAGGGGATGTATTTTACCTACATGCAAGACTCCTGGAGCGTGCCGCGAAGCTTAACGATGAGCTTGGTGGTGGCTCGCTGACAGCAATTCCTGTAATTGAAACGCAAGCGGGTGACATATCGGCATACATTCCGACTAACGTAATATCCATCACCGACGGCCAGATATTCCTTGAAGCTGACCTCTTCTATGCGGGCGTTAGGCCGGCCATCAACGTTGGTGTGTCTGTTTCTAGGGTTGGCGGAAACGCCCAGATTAAGGCTATGAAGCAGGTGGCGGGCCGATTGAGATTAGATCTTGCGAGATATCGTGAAGTGCAAGCATTTGCACAATTTGCTACAGACCTCGACAAGGCTACGCAAGAACAACTTGCCCGCGGCGCGCGGCTCACAGAAATCCTCAAGCAACCCCAATATGAGCCAATGCCAGTCGAACACCAGGTAATGATTATTTATGTTGCAAATAATGGTTACCTGGACGATGTTCCTCTGGAGGCCGTCAAGCAGTTTGAGAAAGAGTTCCATATTTTCATGAATGGTAGGTATCCTGATGTCGGTAGGCAAATCGCTAAAACTGGTGAGCTCAGCAAAGCTACCGAGGACCTACTAAAGAAGGCAATTGAAGAATTCAAAGCCGAGTTCAAGGCGGAGATAAGCAAATAG
- a CDS encoding F0F1 ATP synthase subunit epsilon gives MPQKTFKLEIATPERVVLQVDAVSLVVPGIEGSLGILADHAPLVAELDIGEAVVHQQDGNVMRLAVSGGFIEVRKNIVRILADSAERAEEIDVARAEAAKRRAEERLKERARGVDYARAEAALKRALTRLKVARGG, from the coding sequence ATGCCGCAAAAAACGTTTAAACTTGAAATAGCAACCCCTGAGCGAGTAGTTCTGCAGGTGGACGCAGTTTCCTTGGTCGTTCCGGGCATCGAAGGCTCCCTTGGAATTCTGGCAGACCATGCCCCGCTGGTTGCTGAGCTTGATATTGGCGAGGCGGTGGTTCACCAACAAGATGGTAATGTGATGCGCCTTGCGGTCTCTGGGGGTTTTATAGAAGTCCGCAAAAATATCGTCCGAATCTTAGCTGATTCGGCAGAGCGTGCAGAAGAGATTGACGTTGCCCGCGCGGAAGCTGCCAAACGGCGTGCTGAGGAGCGCCTCAAGGAGCGCGCACGTGGAGTTGACTATGCCCGTGCCGAGGCGGCACTTAAAAGAGCGCTGACCAGGCTGAAAGTAGCGCGTGGCGGATAA